In one window of Nocardia brasiliensis DNA:
- a CDS encoding questin oxidase family protein, translating into MSIYQDAIVDALERLDDLGYERSIGGGDLANHGPMGAEALAVLGHGDAVPAWVATYRKAAPHHEPPVPYQRIDGTDEADWRAALGDIGRAGDFEELFLREIADEGWRAVLVRWWPRLLPGPMTGLTHGLIRTAHAVRGLAAAAQPTPVQLRELSRGLGYWAARFVDAARPARLIGRLPVPAALAAVPRLSEPVRGPQDGLARMRAPHSMPGYTDALEVLAADHTDRMISEMTANYAGVCVAHSGAGFPVPLLHGVTAPAAARLVLPQLPRELHEPTLAALWQAQVTLLMMVTTDRDGEDTALARAQQAEVPAWDELVGRAVDHGDEHVIKFTEACLREHALCPDPRYAWAVDLAQRQIERPDAEGGSALAIRFGRAAD; encoded by the coding sequence GTGTCCATCTATCAGGACGCGATCGTCGACGCACTCGAGCGCCTCGACGACCTCGGCTACGAACGCAGTATCGGCGGCGGCGATCTCGCCAATCACGGTCCGATGGGCGCGGAGGCGCTGGCGGTGCTCGGGCACGGCGACGCGGTCCCTGCCTGGGTCGCCACCTATCGCAAGGCCGCGCCGCACCACGAACCGCCGGTGCCGTACCAGCGGATCGACGGCACCGACGAGGCGGATTGGCGGGCCGCGCTCGGCGATATCGGTCGCGCGGGCGATTTCGAGGAACTGTTCCTGCGCGAGATCGCCGACGAGGGCTGGCGGGCGGTGCTGGTCCGCTGGTGGCCGCGGCTGCTGCCGGGCCCGATGACCGGGCTGACGCACGGGTTGATCCGCACCGCGCATGCCGTGCGCGGCTTGGCGGCCGCCGCGCAACCCACCCCGGTGCAGCTGCGTGAGCTGTCCCGCGGGCTGGGCTACTGGGCCGCCCGGTTCGTGGATGCCGCACGGCCCGCCCGGTTGATCGGCCGCTTGCCGGTGCCCGCCGCACTGGCCGCGGTGCCGCGCCTGTCCGAGCCCGTGCGCGGCCCGCAGGACGGTTTGGCGCGGATGCGTGCCCCGCACTCGATGCCGGGTTACACCGACGCGCTCGAAGTGCTCGCGGCCGACCACACCGACCGGATGATCTCTGAGATGACCGCGAACTATGCGGGGGTGTGCGTCGCGCACTCCGGCGCGGGGTTTCCGGTCCCGCTGCTGCACGGCGTCACCGCACCCGCCGCGGCCCGGCTCGTGCTGCCGCAGTTGCCGCGGGAACTGCACGAGCCGACCCTGGCCGCGCTGTGGCAGGCGCAGGTGACGTTGCTGATGATGGTCACCACCGATCGCGACGGGGAGGACACCGCGCTGGCTCGGGCGCAACAGGCCGAGGTGCCCGCCTGGGACGAGTTGGTCGGGCGTGCCGTCGACCACGGCGACGAGCACGTCATCAAGTTCACCGAGGCCTGTCTGCGCGAGCACGCGTTGTGCCCGGACCCGCGCTACGCCTGGGCGGTCGACCTCGCGCAGCGGCAGATCGAGCGTCCCGACGCCGAGGGCGGCTCCGCGCTGGCCATCCGCTTCGGGCGCGCGGCCGACTGA
- a CDS encoding MarR family winged helix-turn-helix transcriptional regulator, translating to MPDKPSAPRLPNRAEITEMIGYLPLIANFFDKARADMPAAYQDSFATHGLTARHGAVCVQLVPEQALSVSELAGRMGLALSTVSELVGDLDRAGWVSRQPDPANRRRTLVALLPQWREHMETFVARRAEPLLAAIATLTAEQRAGFAAGLQAWAHEIRHWRA from the coding sequence ATGCCCGACAAGCCAAGCGCTCCCCGGCTGCCGAACCGCGCGGAGATCACCGAGATGATCGGTTACCTGCCGCTGATCGCGAACTTCTTCGACAAGGCGCGCGCCGATATGCCTGCCGCATACCAGGATTCGTTCGCCACACACGGGCTCACCGCACGCCACGGCGCGGTCTGCGTGCAGCTGGTACCCGAGCAGGCGCTGAGCGTCAGCGAGCTTGCCGGACGAATGGGGCTGGCCCTGTCGACGGTCAGCGAACTGGTCGGCGACCTCGACCGGGCGGGCTGGGTGAGCAGGCAACCCGATCCGGCCAACCGCCGCCGCACCCTCGTCGCGCTGCTGCCGCAGTGGCGCGAGCACATGGAGACCTTCGTCGCCCGCCGCGCCGAACCGCTACTGGCCGCGATCGCGACCCTCACCGCCGAGCAGCGCGCGGGTTTCGCGGCGGGCCTTCAGGCGTGGGCGCACGAGATCCGCCACTGGCGGGCGTGA
- a CDS encoding amidohydrolase family protein: MHLRGVVLPGDEVRDLWVRDGVVSFEPVPGAETLCRAGWIVPGLVDAHCHVGIRYGGGDEDRAGAIAQAETEREAGALLLRDAGSPIDTRFIDDHEELPKIIRAGRHIARPRRYIRELGLELDDERDLPEIVAEQARFGDGWVKIVGDWIDRSVGDLRPLWSDAILKEAIDAAHANGARVTAHVFGEDALPGLINAGIDCLEHGTGLTDDTIELMVAHGTALVPTLVNIDTFPEIADSAGKFPVYAAHMRELHRRVRDTVANAHDAGVPIFAGTDAGGSIRHGRIADEIAALGGAGLSAHDALGAASWNARTWLGRPSVEPGAPADFVVYQEDPRTHPETLTAPYAVVLRGRVYGRRDPVTGHR; this comes from the coding sequence GTGCATCTGCGTGGTGTGGTTCTGCCCGGTGACGAGGTCCGCGACCTGTGGGTGCGCGACGGCGTGGTGTCGTTCGAGCCGGTACCCGGCGCCGAAACGCTGTGTCGCGCAGGGTGGATCGTGCCGGGACTGGTGGACGCGCACTGCCATGTCGGAATTCGCTACGGCGGCGGTGACGAGGATCGGGCGGGCGCGATCGCCCAGGCCGAGACCGAGCGGGAGGCGGGCGCGCTGCTGCTGCGCGACGCCGGTTCACCGATCGACACACGGTTCATCGACGACCACGAAGAACTGCCGAAGATCATCCGGGCCGGTCGGCATATCGCGCGGCCGCGCCGCTACATCCGCGAGCTCGGCCTCGAGCTCGACGACGAGCGGGACCTGCCGGAGATCGTGGCCGAGCAGGCGCGTTTCGGCGACGGCTGGGTGAAGATCGTCGGTGATTGGATCGATCGTTCGGTGGGGGATCTGCGTCCGCTGTGGAGCGACGCGATCTTGAAGGAGGCGATCGACGCGGCACACGCCAACGGGGCCAGGGTGACCGCGCACGTGTTCGGCGAGGACGCGCTGCCCGGCCTGATCAACGCCGGCATCGACTGCCTCGAACACGGCACCGGCCTCACCGACGATACCATCGAGCTGATGGTGGCGCACGGCACCGCGCTGGTGCCGACCCTGGTCAATATCGACACCTTCCCCGAAATCGCCGACAGCGCGGGCAAATTCCCTGTCTACGCCGCGCACATGCGCGAGCTGCACCGTCGGGTGCGCGACACCGTCGCCAACGCGCACGACGCGGGCGTGCCGATCTTCGCGGGCACCGACGCGGGCGGCTCGATCCGGCACGGCCGCATCGCCGACGAGATCGCCGCGCTCGGCGGTGCGGGCCTGTCCGCGCACGACGCACTGGGCGCGGCGTCCTGGAACGCAAGGACCTGGCTCGGCCGGCCGAGCGTCGAGCCAGGGGCACCCGCGGATTTCGTTGTCTACCAGGAAGACCCGCGCACGCACCCGGAAACCCTCACCGCGCCGTACGCGGTCGTACTCCGCGGCCGCGTGTACGGCCGTCGCGACCCGGTCACGGGTCATCGCTGA
- the ffh gene encoding signal recognition particle protein: MFESLSDRLTGALKDLRGKGRLSPADIDATCREIRLALLEADVALPVVRGFIARIKERAKGAEVSAALNPAQQVVKIVNEELVAILGGETRRLTLAKNPPTVVMLAGLQGAGKTTLAGKLAKWLKGQGHQPLLVACDLQRPGAVTQLQVVGERAGVPVFAPHPGTSTGGGENALGVSAADPVEVARGGIAEAKAKQYDVVIVDTAGRLGIDEELMRQAAGIRDAVQPDETLFVLDAMIGQDAVNTAEAFRDGVGFTGVVLTKLDGDARGGAALSVRNVTGAPIMFASTGEKLEDFDVFHPDRMASRILGMGDVLSLIEQAEQIYDAEQAEEAARKIGSGELTLEDFLEQMLAIRKMGPIGNLLGMLPGAGQMKDALAAVDDKQLDRVQAIIRGMTPAERENPKIINASRRLRIANGSGVQVSDVNQLVDRFFEAKKMMAMMGRQMGMPGGRRGNNKKGKKGKKGGRGPTPPKARGGFPGMPAGMPGMPDLSNMPPGLDQLPPGLEGFDLSKLKFPKN; this comes from the coding sequence GTGTTCGAATCCCTGTCCGACCGGCTTACCGGTGCCCTCAAGGATCTGCGCGGTAAGGGGCGTCTGTCACCGGCCGACATCGACGCCACCTGTCGTGAGATCAGGTTGGCCCTGCTCGAAGCAGACGTCGCGTTGCCGGTGGTGCGCGGCTTCATTGCCCGAATCAAGGAGCGCGCCAAGGGCGCCGAGGTCTCCGCCGCGCTGAATCCCGCGCAGCAGGTCGTCAAGATCGTCAACGAGGAACTTGTGGCGATCCTCGGCGGCGAGACCCGTCGGCTCACCCTGGCGAAGAACCCGCCGACCGTGGTCATGCTGGCCGGTCTGCAGGGTGCCGGTAAGACCACGCTCGCGGGCAAGCTCGCGAAATGGCTGAAGGGTCAGGGGCATCAGCCCCTGCTGGTCGCCTGCGACCTGCAGCGCCCCGGCGCCGTCACGCAGCTGCAGGTGGTCGGCGAGCGGGCAGGCGTGCCCGTCTTCGCGCCGCATCCCGGCACCTCCACCGGCGGTGGCGAGAACGCGCTCGGCGTCTCGGCCGCCGACCCGGTCGAGGTGGCCCGCGGCGGCATCGCCGAGGCCAAGGCCAAGCAGTACGACGTGGTCATCGTCGACACCGCGGGTCGCCTCGGCATCGACGAGGAGCTGATGCGGCAGGCCGCAGGCATCCGCGACGCGGTGCAGCCGGACGAGACCCTGTTCGTGCTCGACGCCATGATCGGTCAGGACGCGGTCAACACCGCCGAGGCGTTCCGCGACGGCGTCGGGTTCACCGGCGTGGTGCTGACCAAGCTCGACGGCGATGCCCGCGGTGGTGCCGCGCTGTCGGTGCGCAACGTGACGGGCGCGCCGATCATGTTCGCGTCCACCGGTGAGAAGCTCGAGGACTTCGACGTCTTCCATCCCGACCGGATGGCCAGCCGCATCCTCGGCATGGGCGATGTGCTCAGCCTGATCGAGCAGGCCGAGCAGATCTACGACGCGGAGCAGGCCGAGGAGGCCGCCCGCAAGATCGGCAGCGGTGAGCTCACGCTGGAGGACTTCCTCGAGCAGATGCTGGCGATCCGCAAGATGGGTCCCATCGGCAACCTGCTCGGTATGCTGCCCGGCGCGGGCCAGATGAAGGACGCGCTGGCCGCCGTCGACGACAAGCAGCTCGACCGGGTGCAGGCGATCATCCGCGGCATGACCCCCGCCGAACGGGAGAACCCGAAGATCATCAACGCCTCCCGCAGGCTGCGCATCGCCAACGGCTCCGGTGTGCAGGTCTCCGACGTCAACCAGCTCGTCGACCGCTTCTTCGAGGCCAAGAAGATGATGGCGATGATGGGCAGGCAGATGGGGATGCCCGGTGGCCGTCGCGGCAACAACAAGAAGGGCAAGAAGGGTAAGAAGGGCGGTCGCGGGCCGACGCCGCCGAAGGCGCGCGGCGGCTTCCCCGGCATGCCCGCCGGAATGCCGGGCATGCCTGACCTGTCCAATATGCCGCCCGGCCTGGATCAGCTGCCCCCCGGCCTGGAAGGTTTCGACCTCTCGAAGCTGAAGTTCCCGAAGAACTAG
- a CDS encoding [protein-PII] uridylyltransferase: MAGQHEQDGKVSNGAADLVRARGQLLDGGVPRNPRLDAESLRQALVDLFELWLTSKGAELGITRDSGLAVVAVGGLGRGEMLPYSDLDLVLLHDDVDPARVAEVADQLWYPLWDAHIKLDHSVRTVPQALRVASDDLIAALGMLEARHIVGDQELSNLLIGGVRREWRNGIRSRFDELIAQAQARWERSGEIAHRAEPDLKNGRGGLRDIQLLDALAVAQLTDAMPGLGPEVPGGGLKHAHRRLLDVRTELHRVAGRARDQLRAQDADEIGAALRIGDRFDLARTLSDSARTVSYSVDVGLRTAANALPRRGLARLRRMPVRRPLDEGVVEHGGEVVLARDARPQRDPGLILRVAAASAQTGLPMSATTLNRLSEDAPELREPWPKDALNDLLVLLGAGRGVIDAIEALDRTGLWGRLLPEWGAVRDLPPRDALHTWTVDRHLMETVSYASAMSTRVARPDLLALGALLHDIGKGRAGDHSVVGAELATHIGRRLGLWPSDVRTLSAVVRHHLLLPDTATRRDLADPATVRHVVDALGGDPELLELLHTLAEADSLATGPGVWGDWKASLIGDLVRRCRLVMAGGELPQPEPIAPELIAKAKAGGVHVELKPGESKYTYVVTVIAPDGAGLLSDAAGVLALHSLRVLSAALGSEGESAIDTFVVSPKFGDPPDAGLLRQELIRAIGGDLDVAAVLAKREREAGGIKPNEYAQAQPRVLWSDTSVPGQVVLELRAEDRVGVLSRLAAALEACGADVRWAKVVTMGSAVVDTFCLDLGSADGPQRRAEIEQALLAVVPRPAPAKPQAGTPGAEISGT; the protein is encoded by the coding sequence GTGGCAGGTCAGCACGAACAAGACGGCAAGGTGTCCAACGGGGCGGCGGATCTGGTCCGTGCGCGCGGCCAACTGCTCGACGGCGGGGTGCCGCGCAATCCCCGCCTCGACGCCGAGTCCCTGCGGCAGGCCCTGGTCGACCTGTTCGAGTTGTGGCTGACCAGCAAGGGCGCCGAGCTCGGCATCACCCGTGACAGTGGTCTCGCCGTGGTCGCGGTCGGCGGGCTCGGCCGCGGCGAGATGCTGCCGTATTCCGATCTCGACCTGGTCCTGCTGCACGACGATGTCGACCCGGCCCGGGTCGCCGAGGTGGCCGACCAGCTCTGGTATCCGCTGTGGGACGCCCACATCAAGCTCGATCACAGCGTGCGGACCGTCCCGCAGGCGCTGCGCGTGGCCTCCGACGATCTCATCGCCGCGCTCGGCATGCTGGAGGCCAGGCACATCGTCGGTGATCAAGAGCTGAGCAATCTCCTGATCGGCGGCGTGCGCCGGGAATGGCGCAACGGAATCCGTTCCCGCTTCGACGAATTGATCGCACAGGCGCAGGCCCGATGGGAGCGCAGCGGCGAGATCGCGCACCGGGCCGAGCCGGATCTGAAGAACGGGCGCGGCGGCCTGCGCGATATCCAACTGCTCGACGCGCTCGCCGTCGCCCAATTGACCGACGCCATGCCGGGGCTCGGTCCGGAGGTGCCCGGCGGCGGGCTCAAGCACGCCCATCGACGACTGCTGGACGTGCGCACCGAACTGCATCGGGTGGCTGGCCGGGCCCGAGATCAGTTGCGGGCCCAGGACGCCGACGAGATCGGCGCGGCACTGCGCATCGGCGACCGCTTCGATCTGGCACGCACGCTGAGCGACTCCGCGCGCACCGTGAGCTACTCCGTCGACGTCGGATTGCGTACCGCGGCAAACGCTTTGCCGCGACGCGGGCTGGCCCGGCTGCGGCGCATGCCGGTGCGCCGACCACTCGATGAGGGGGTGGTCGAACACGGCGGTGAGGTCGTGCTGGCCAGAGACGCACGGCCGCAACGCGATCCGGGCCTGATCCTGCGGGTGGCCGCCGCGTCGGCGCAGACCGGGCTGCCGATGTCGGCGACCACGCTCAATCGGCTCTCCGAGGACGCGCCCGAATTGCGGGAGCCCTGGCCCAAGGACGCGCTCAACGACCTGCTCGTGCTGCTCGGCGCGGGCCGCGGCGTGATCGACGCGATCGAGGCGCTCGACCGAACGGGCTTGTGGGGCAGGCTGCTTCCGGAGTGGGGCGCCGTGCGAGACCTGCCGCCCCGCGACGCGCTGCACACCTGGACGGTTGATCGGCACCTGATGGAGACGGTGTCCTACGCGAGCGCGATGAGCACCAGGGTGGCCCGCCCCGATCTGCTGGCGCTCGGCGCGCTGCTGCACGACATCGGCAAGGGCCGCGCGGGTGATCACAGCGTGGTCGGTGCGGAGCTGGCCACCCACATCGGCCGCCGCCTCGGGTTGTGGCCCTCAGACGTGCGCACCCTCAGCGCGGTCGTGCGCCACCACCTGTTGCTGCCCGACACCGCGACGCGCCGCGATTTGGCCGACCCCGCCACGGTGCGGCACGTGGTCGATGCGCTCGGCGGCGATCCGGAACTGCTGGAGCTGCTGCACACCCTGGCCGAGGCGGACTCGCTGGCCACCGGGCCCGGCGTGTGGGGCGACTGGAAGGCCTCGCTCATCGGCGATCTCGTCCGCCGCTGCCGGCTGGTCATGGCGGGAGGCGAACTGCCGCAACCGGAACCGATCGCACCGGAGCTGATCGCGAAGGCCAAGGCGGGCGGCGTGCACGTCGAGCTGAAACCGGGGGAGAGCAAATACACCTACGTGGTGACGGTGATCGCGCCGGACGGCGCCGGGTTGCTCTCCGATGCCGCGGGAGTGCTCGCGTTGCATTCGTTGCGGGTGCTCTCGGCCGCGCTCGGCAGCGAAGGCGAGTCGGCCATCGACACCTTCGTGGTCTCGCCCAAGTTCGGCGATCCGCCGGATGCCGGACTGTTGCGCCAGGAGTTGATCCGGGCCATCGGCGGCGACCTCGACGTCGCCGCCGTGCTCGCCAAGCGGGAGCGAGAGGCTGGCGGCATCAAGCCGAACGAGTACGCGCAGGCCCAGCCGCGCGTGCTGTGGTCCGATACCTCGGTGCCGGGCCAGGTGGTGCTCGAATTGCGGGCCGAGGATCGGGTCGGGGTGCTCAGCAGGCTCGCCGCCGCGCTGGAGGCCTGCGGCGCGGACGTGCGCTGGGCCAAGGTGGTGACCATGGGTTCGGCCGTGGTCGACACCTTCTGCCTCGACCTCGGCAGCGCGGACGGTCCGCAGCGCAGAGCCGAGATCGAGCAGGCGTTGCTGGCGGTCGTCCCGCGGCCCGCGCCCGCGAAGCCGCAGGCGGGTACGCCCGGTGCGGAGATCAGCGGGACCTGA
- a CDS encoding P-II family nitrogen regulator, whose translation MKLITAIVKPFTLEDVKTGLEQAGVLGMTVSEVQGYGRQKGHTEVYRGAEYSVDFVPKVRVEVVVDDASVDKVVEVIVEASRTGKIGDGKVWVTPVETIIRVRTGERGTDAL comes from the coding sequence ATGAAACTGATCACCGCAATCGTCAAACCGTTCACCCTCGAGGACGTCAAGACCGGTCTCGAGCAGGCGGGTGTGCTCGGCATGACTGTCAGCGAGGTGCAGGGATATGGGCGCCAGAAGGGGCACACCGAGGTCTATCGAGGTGCCGAGTACTCCGTGGATTTCGTGCCGAAGGTCCGGGTCGAGGTGGTCGTCGACGACGCGTCCGTGGACAAGGTCGTCGAGGTGATCGTCGAGGCCTCGCGCACCGGCAAGATCGGCGACGGCAAGGTCTGGGTGACGCCGGTGGAGACGATCATCCGAGTCCGTACCGGCGAACGCGGTACCGACGCGCTGTAG
- a CDS encoding ammonium transporter — MAFPLTGAPDTGDTAWMLASAALVLLMTPGLAFFYGGMVRSKNVLNMIMMSISAMGLVGVLWSLYGFSTAFGDNTFGLIGDPSQFFGLKGLLGGNAVAEVKDATGAVTTAATDIPLAGTIPMSVFVGFQLMFAIITVALISGAVADRMKFGAWLLFAGIWVTVVYFPVAHWVFDFDVKDAEGNLVHEGGWIANKLLAVDFAGGTAVHINAGAAALALVLVLGKRKGWPATAFRPHNLPFVMLGAGLLWFGWFGFNAGSALSSGGLAGTTFVTTAVATAAAMLAWLLVEKLRDGHATSLGAASGIVAGLVAITPSCSSVNVLGALAVGAVAGALCALAVGLKFKFGFDDSLDVVGVHLVGGIVGTLMVGFVAAPEMGAAKAGLFYGGGIDQLWRQTVGAAVVLAFSFVASLIIAYIVKFTIGLRASEEGEAVGLDESEHAESAYDFAAVGSTARSAVKEA, encoded by the coding sequence GTGGCTTTTCCCCTTACCGGAGCACCGGATACCGGTGACACCGCATGGATGCTCGCGAGCGCCGCGCTCGTGTTGTTGATGACGCCCGGTCTGGCGTTCTTCTACGGCGGCATGGTCCGTTCGAAGAACGTGCTGAACATGATCATGATGAGCATCAGCGCCATGGGCCTCGTCGGCGTGCTCTGGTCGCTCTACGGTTTCTCGACCGCCTTCGGTGACAACACATTCGGACTGATCGGCGACCCGTCTCAGTTCTTCGGGCTGAAGGGGCTGCTCGGTGGTAACGCGGTGGCCGAGGTGAAGGACGCCACCGGTGCCGTCACCACCGCCGCCACCGACATTCCGCTCGCGGGCACGATCCCGATGAGCGTGTTCGTCGGATTCCAGCTGATGTTCGCCATCATCACGGTTGCCCTCATCTCGGGCGCGGTTGCCGACCGCATGAAGTTCGGTGCCTGGCTCCTCTTCGCCGGCATCTGGGTCACGGTCGTCTACTTCCCGGTCGCGCACTGGGTGTTCGACTTCGATGTCAAGGACGCCGAGGGCAACCTCGTGCACGAGGGCGGCTGGATCGCCAACAAGCTGCTCGCGGTCGACTTCGCCGGCGGCACCGCGGTGCACATCAACGCCGGTGCGGCCGCGCTCGCCCTGGTGCTGGTGCTCGGCAAGCGCAAGGGCTGGCCCGCGACCGCGTTCCGCCCGCACAACCTGCCCTTCGTCATGCTCGGCGCCGGCCTGCTGTGGTTCGGCTGGTTCGGCTTCAACGCCGGTTCCGCACTGAGCTCCGGTGGGCTCGCGGGCACCACCTTCGTGACCACCGCCGTGGCCACGGCCGCCGCCATGCTGGCCTGGCTGCTGGTGGAGAAGCTGCGTGACGGACACGCCACCTCGCTCGGCGCGGCGTCGGGCATCGTGGCCGGTCTGGTCGCGATCACCCCGTCCTGCTCGTCGGTGAACGTGCTCGGCGCGCTGGCGGTCGGCGCGGTCGCTGGTGCCCTGTGCGCACTCGCGGTCGGCCTGAAGTTCAAGTTCGGCTTCGACGACTCGCTCGACGTGGTCGGCGTGCATCTGGTCGGCGGCATCGTCGGCACCCTGATGGTCGGTTTCGTCGCCGCGCCCGAGATGGGTGCCGCGAAGGCGGGCCTGTTCTACGGCGGCGGCATCGATCAACTGTGGCGTCAGACGGTGGGTGCCGCTGTGGTACTTGCCTTCTCCTTCGTCGCCAGCCTGATCATTGCCTATATCGTGAAGTTCACCATTGGGCTGCGCGCGAGCGAAGAAGGGGAGGCGGTCGGCTTGGACGAGTCCGAGCATGCCGAATCCGCTTACGACTTCGCCGCCGTGGGCAGCACGGCACGTTCGGCCGTCAAGGAGGCATGA
- the ftsY gene encoding signal recognition particle-docking protein FtsY — protein MSSEAWIIVAVAAALLLVVLVVGFVRYKRSRVSLTQPEDKQLTDRSGGYTASGGFSFSQGGTATAPEPQLVERTDTDGQPHVGDDAAIPRDAPKRGITNVQLPEGDVAAADTAVSSDVDTSAPEVTDSTAPEAVDTAPGAAGTTAPKAIDTTAPEVAGTTAPDVTGATAREATDAADATAPETAAAPTEAETSAPEPSTLPDTAAGAEAPAPLEEIDPTAGRLVRLRGRLSRSQNAVGKSLLGLLGGGDLDDDSWEEVEDTLVLADLGTASTTAVVARLREEMAARSVRTTDAARAVLRDVLIEALRPELDRSIRALPHADHPSILLVVGVNGTGKTTTTGKLARVLVADGRRVLLGAADTFRAAAADQLQTWGERVGADTVRGKEAADPAAVAFDAVSAGIDRGVDVVLIDTAGRLHTKTGLMDELGKVKRVVEKKAAVDEVLLVLDATVGQNGLMQARVFAEVVDISGVVLTKLDGTAKGGIVFQVQHELGVPVKLVGLGEGADDLAPFEPAAFVDALLG, from the coding sequence GTGAGTTCCGAAGCCTGGATCATTGTCGCCGTTGCCGCTGCTCTGCTGCTGGTGGTGCTTGTTGTCGGTTTTGTCCGGTACAAGCGCTCTCGGGTGTCATTGACGCAGCCCGAGGACAAGCAACTGACCGACCGGTCCGGCGGTTACACCGCGTCCGGCGGATTCAGTTTCAGTCAAGGCGGCACGGCGACCGCGCCCGAGCCGCAGCTGGTCGAGCGGACCGATACCGACGGCCAGCCGCACGTCGGCGACGACGCGGCCATCCCGAGGGACGCGCCGAAGCGCGGCATCACCAACGTCCAGCTGCCCGAGGGCGATGTCGCCGCAGCCGACACCGCCGTGTCGAGCGACGTCGACACGAGCGCACCGGAAGTCACTGACTCCACCGCGCCGGAAGCCGTCGACACCGCGCCAGGGGCCGCCGGTACGACCGCGCCGAAGGCCATCGACACCACCGCGCCGGAGGTCGCTGGCACGACCGCGCCGGACGTGACAGGCGCGACCGCGCGGGAAGCCACCGACGCCGCTGACGCGACAGCCCCGGAAACCGCCGCGGCCCCCACCGAAGCCGAAACCTCCGCGCCCGAGCCCAGCACCCTCCCCGACACCGCGGCGGGCGCCGAAGCCCCCGCCCCGCTCGAGGAGATCGATCCCACCGCGGGCCGCCTGGTCCGCCTGCGCGGTCGCCTGTCCCGTTCGCAGAACGCGGTCGGCAAGAGCCTGCTCGGCCTGCTCGGCGGCGGCGACCTGGACGACGACTCGTGGGAAGAGGTCGAGGACACCCTGGTGCTCGCCGACCTGGGCACCGCGAGCACCACGGCGGTGGTGGCCCGGCTGCGCGAGGAGATGGCCGCGCGCAGCGTCCGGACCACCGACGCGGCCCGCGCCGTCCTGCGTGACGTGCTGATCGAGGCGCTGCGCCCCGAACTCGACCGCTCGATCCGCGCGCTGCCGCACGCCGACCATCCGTCGATCCTGCTGGTCGTCGGCGTCAACGGCACCGGAAAGACCACCACCACCGGCAAACTCGCGCGCGTGCTGGTCGCGGACGGCCGCCGCGTGTTACTCGGCGCGGCCGACACCTTCCGTGCCGCCGCCGCCGATCAGTTGCAGACGTGGGGCGAGCGGGTCGGCGCGGACACCGTGCGCGGCAAGGAGGCCGCCGACCCGGCCGCCGTCGCGTTCGACGCGGTGAGCGCCGGTATCGATCGCGGCGTCGACGTGGTGCTGATCGATACCGCGGGCCGGCTGCACACCAAGACCGGTCTGATGGACGAACTCGGCAAGGTCAAGCGCGTCGTAGAGAAAAAGGCCGCGGTCGACGAGGTCCTGCTGGTGCTCGACGCCACGGTCGGCCAGAACGGACTGATGCAGGCCCGCGTGTTCGCCGAGGTGGTCGATATCAGCGGCGTGGTGCTGACCAAGCTGGACGGCACGGCCAAGGGTGGCATCGTCTTCCAGGTGCAGCACGAACTGGGTGTGCCGGTGAAGCTGGTCGGTCTCGGCGAAGGGGCCGACGATCTGGCTCCGTTCGAACCGGCCGCCTTCGTGGACGCACTGCTCGGCTGA
- a CDS encoding DUF2237 family protein, producing MTDRNVLGGPLEECGADPLTGFYRDGCCSTGPEDLGSHTVCTVVTAEFLEHQASIGNDLSTPRPENNFPGLQPGDRWCVVAVRWLHAHEDGVAAPVVLAATHENALEVISMDILRKYAVDVPDDVSDLL from the coding sequence GTGACCGATCGAAACGTGCTTGGGGGGCCGCTGGAAGAGTGCGGCGCCGATCCTCTCACCGGCTTCTACCGGGACGGCTGCTGCAGCACCGGGCCGGAGGATCTCGGTAGCCACACCGTGTGCACCGTCGTCACGGCCGAGTTCCTGGAGCATCAGGCCTCCATCGGCAACGATCTGAGTACGCCGCGGCCGGAGAACAACTTCCCCGGATTACAGCCGGGCGACCGGTGGTGTGTGGTGGCGGTGCGCTGGCTACACGCGCACGAGGACGGCGTCGCCGCACCCGTGGTGCTGGCCGCCACCCACGAGAACGCGCTGGAAGTGATCTCGATGGACATCCTGCGCAAATACGCCGTCGACGTGCCCGACGACGTCAGCGACCTGCTCTGA